Proteins encoded within one genomic window of Glycine soja cultivar W05 chromosome 1, ASM419377v2, whole genome shotgun sequence:
- the LOC114422198 gene encoding molybdate-anion transporter-like: MGVVVESSVWEPNPSTYIFIFVCCCFSIFLFPHVSNLNRTSTIFDHGTSHPFLRFQRNFLLLYSLASVMEGLWSVFGEYELASYGIGRENMVKSLCYGYTTALFAAPFLGVLSDLIGHKKVSLIFCILHFIVGVWKKISEPPSMFMTSICLSLTNTIFSFSFETWMVTQHEKQGHRLDSLNDAYWLMTFFESACFIASQMFANWLIGNNTEKNTAPSSAAIFFAAICFTFITRGWTENPGSASLKEYSHAFYAYILGDKRIWLLAWAQTCLHFSIGIFWILWAPTVVADGREVQLGLIYPCFLGSRMLGSTAFPCLTSGPSSLRTEDCLVIAYIILALLLSIVAYDYQEIGVLVTLFCLFHACVGFVLPSLARLRTMYVPNELRGGMMGFSLAPANAAILLSVVQGGYYRNVGNAALMAFGVCGLLLAAGCMHALKQWGKQPYNNWHKQ, from the exons ATGGGAGTAGTCGTTGAGAGCTCCGTTTGGGAGCCAAATCCATCCACATACATCTTCATCTTCGTTTGTTGCTGCTTCTCGATCTTCCTTTTCCCTCACGTCTCTAACCTCAACAGAACCTCCACAATCTTCGACCATGGAACCTCTCACCCGTTCCTCCGTTTCCAGCGGAACTTCCTCCTCCTCTATTCTCTCGCATCAG TAATGGAAGGTCTCTGGTCGGTGTTCGGGGAGTATGAATTAGCTTCTTATGGAATCGGAAGGGAAAATATGGTTAAGTCTCTCTGTTACGGATATACGACAGCTCTCTTTGCTGCTCCTTTCCTTGGCGTGCTTTCGGATTTGAT AGGTCACAAGAAAGTTAGTTTAATCTTTTGCATCCTACACTTCATTGTTGGTGTGTGGAAGAAGATTTCAGAGCCACCAAGCATGTTCATGACTAGCATATGTCTCTCTCTCACCAATACAATATTTTCATTCAGTTTTGAGACCTGGATGGTCACTCAACATGAAAAG caaGGGCACAGGCTTGATTCACTTAATGACGCATATTGGTTAATGACTTTCTTTGAGTCTGCATGTTTTATTGCCAGCCAAATGTTTGCAAATTGGCTGATCGGTAATAATACAGAAAAAAACACTGCTCCTTCGTCTGCAGCTATCTTCTTTGCTGCCATATGCTTCACTTTTATCACCAGAGGATGGACAGAAAATCCAGGATCAGCATCTCTTAAGGAGTATAGTCACGCATTCTATGCATACATTTTAGGTG ATAAAAGGATATGGCTGTTGGCGTGGGCACAAACTTGCCTTCACTTCTCTATTGGAATATTTTGGATCCTTTGGGCACCTACAGTGGTG GCCGATGGCCGAGAAGTGCAGCTGGGATTGATATATCCGTGCTTTCTGGGCTCAAGAATGCTAGGAAGCACTGCATTTCCGTGTCTCACTAGTGGGCCATCATCGCTTAGAACTGAGGACTGCCTTGTTATTGCATACATTATACTGGCTCTTCTCCTTTCTATTGTGGCTTATGACTATCAG GAAATTGGGGTTCTGGTGACACTATTTTGCTTGTTTCATGCTTGTGTTGGATTTGTTTTGCCATCACTTGCTAGATTGAGGACCAT GTATGTTCCTAATGAATTGCGTGGAGGGATGATGGGCTTCTCTCTTGCCCCTGCAAATGCAGCTATTCTGCTTTCTGTGGTGCAG GGTGGCTATTATCGGAATGTAGGAAATGCAGCATTAATGGCATTTGGCGTGTGTGGTTTATTGCTAGCAGCTGGTTGCATGCATGCCCTGAAGCAATGGGGGAAGCAACCATATAACAACTGGCATAAACAGTGA